Proteins encoded by one window of Mycolicibacterium cosmeticum:
- a CDS encoding MMPL family transporter has protein sequence MLNRIALLAIAAPRRVLVLSALVMVAAAIFGIPVAKSLSAGGFQDPTSESARATQLLTDKFHQGDMQLIFTVSSPDGVTSPGATAVAEQIAGVLRRSPHVAQVTSAWTVPPGASGATGNDPGASGATGNDPGASGDLVSKDKTAGLIVAGITGGENNAQKYAKELSDSLMHVADGHPGVTIKTGGTSMVYAQINAQTERDLLLMESIAIPLSFLVLVWVFGGLVAAALPMIVGGMAIVGTMSVLRLITFSTDVSIFALNLSTAMGLALAIDYTLLIISRYRDELAEGQPRDRALIRTMATAGRTVLFSATTVALSMAAMLLFPMYFLKSFAYAGVATVGFAALAAIVVAPAAIWLLGERLDALDVRWVFRRVVDRSPKPVEQQFWYRWTGKVMRRAVPVGLAVVALLVLLGAPFLGVKWGFPDDRVLPASASARQVGDQLRNDFTDNSATAVTAVIPDADGLTPAEFDRYATELSRVADVSSVAGPTGTFVDGRKVGPAGQAGIAEGSAFLTVGSTAPLFSDASERQLDALHAVTGPDGRTVELGGIAQINRDSVTAITTRLPWVLGVIAVITFGLLFLLTGSVVLPLKALVLNVLSLTAAFGALVWIFQDGHLSALGTTPTGTLVANMPVLLFCIAFGLSMDYEVFLAARIREYWLALDGPARQRNDKAVALGLARTGKVITAAALVMSITFAALIAAQVSFMRMFGVGLTLAVLVDATLVRMVLVPAFMHVAGRWNWWAPAPLVWLHQRIGISESGPDSERREPVTAGVTDTGQRG, from the coding sequence ATGCTGAACCGAATCGCACTCCTCGCGATCGCCGCACCGCGGCGCGTGCTGGTGTTGTCCGCACTCGTCATGGTCGCCGCCGCCATCTTCGGCATCCCGGTCGCCAAGAGCCTGTCCGCCGGCGGGTTCCAGGACCCAACCTCGGAGTCGGCGCGCGCCACGCAACTGCTCACCGACAAGTTCCACCAGGGCGATATGCAGCTGATCTTCACGGTCAGCTCACCCGACGGCGTCACCAGCCCAGGGGCGACAGCGGTCGCCGAGCAGATCGCCGGCGTGCTCCGCCGGTCGCCACACGTCGCCCAGGTGACCTCGGCGTGGACCGTGCCGCCCGGGGCGAGCGGAGCGACGGGGAATGATCCCGGGGCGAGCGGAGCGACGGGGAATGATCCCGGGGCGAGCGGGGACCTGGTCAGCAAGGACAAGACCGCGGGTCTCATCGTCGCCGGCATCACCGGCGGCGAGAACAATGCGCAGAAATACGCCAAGGAGCTGTCCGACTCGCTGATGCACGTCGCCGACGGCCACCCCGGCGTGACGATCAAGACCGGCGGCACCTCGATGGTGTACGCCCAGATCAACGCGCAGACCGAACGCGACCTGCTGCTCATGGAATCCATCGCCATTCCGCTGAGCTTTTTGGTGCTGGTCTGGGTGTTCGGTGGACTGGTGGCCGCCGCGCTGCCGATGATCGTCGGCGGGATGGCGATCGTGGGCACCATGTCGGTGCTGCGGTTGATCACCTTCTCCACCGACGTGTCGATCTTCGCGCTGAACCTGTCCACCGCGATGGGGCTGGCCCTGGCCATCGACTACACGTTGCTGATCATCAGCCGGTACCGCGACGAGCTCGCCGAGGGGCAGCCGCGCGATCGCGCGCTGATCCGCACGATGGCGACGGCGGGCCGCACGGTGCTGTTCTCGGCGACGACGGTCGCGCTGTCGATGGCGGCCATGCTGTTGTTCCCGATGTACTTCCTCAAGTCGTTCGCCTACGCCGGTGTCGCGACGGTGGGCTTCGCGGCGCTGGCGGCCATCGTCGTTGCGCCGGCGGCCATCTGGCTGCTCGGCGAGCGGCTCGACGCGCTCGATGTGCGGTGGGTGTTCCGTCGGGTCGTGGACCGGTCGCCGAAGCCGGTGGAGCAACAGTTCTGGTACCGCTGGACAGGCAAGGTGATGCGCCGCGCCGTGCCGGTCGGCTTGGCCGTGGTCGCGCTGCTGGTGCTGTTGGGAGCGCCGTTCCTCGGCGTCAAGTGGGGCTTCCCGGACGATCGGGTGCTGCCCGCCTCGGCGTCGGCGCGCCAGGTCGGCGATCAACTGCGCAACGACTTCACCGACAACTCAGCCACCGCGGTGACCGCCGTCATTCCCGATGCCGACGGGCTCACCCCGGCCGAATTCGACCGTTACGCAACCGAACTCTCCCGGGTGGCCGATGTGTCGTCGGTCGCGGGCCCGACCGGGACGTTCGTGGACGGCCGCAAGGTCGGCCCCGCCGGGCAGGCCGGCATCGCCGAGGGCAGCGCCTTCCTCACCGTCGGCAGCACGGCGCCGCTGTTCTCCGACGCCTCCGAGCGCCAGCTCGACGCGCTGCACGCCGTCACCGGGCCGGACGGGCGCACCGTCGAACTCGGCGGCATCGCGCAGATCAACCGCGACAGCGTCACCGCCATCACCACCCGGTTGCCCTGGGTGTTGGGTGTGATCGCGGTGATCACGTTCGGGCTGCTGTTCCTGCTCACCGGCAGCGTGGTGCTGCCATTGAAAGCCCTTGTGCTCAACGTTCTTTCGCTGACCGCCGCATTCGGTGCGCTGGTGTGGATCTTCCAGGACGGGCACCTGTCCGCGCTCGGCACCACACCGACGGGCACCCTGGTGGCCAATATGCCGGTGCTGCTGTTCTGCATCGCGTTCGGCCTGTCCATGGACTACGAGGTGTTCCTGGCGGCCCGCATCCGGGAGTACTGGCTGGCGCTGGACGGTCCGGCACGTCAGCGGAACGACAAGGCGGTGGCCCTCGGCCTGGCCCGCACCGGCAAGGTCATCACCGCCGCAGCCCTGGTCATGTCGATCACCTTCGCCGCCCTGATCGCCGCGCAGGTGTCGTTCATGCGGATGTTCGGGGTCGGCCTGACACTGGCCGTCCTGGTCGACGCCACCCTGGTGCGGATGGTGCTGGTGCCGGCGTTCATGCACGTCGCGGGCCGGTGGAACTGGTGGGCGCCCGCACCGCTGGTCTGGCTGCACCAGCGGATCGGGATCAGCGAATCGGGGCCGGACTCGGAGCGGCGTGAACCCGTGACCGCGGGCGTGACGGACACTGGTCAGCGTGGTTGA
- a CDS encoding NAD(P)H-dependent flavin oxidoreductase, translating to MSIRTKFTETFGVEHPIAQGGMQWVGRAELVAAVANAGGLGFITALTQPTPADLANEIAKTRDLTDKPFGVNLTILPAINPPPYDEYRQVIVDAGVKIVETAGSNPAPHLPMFHDNGIKVLHKCTSVRHAVKAQSLGVDGISIDGFECAGHPGEDDVPGLVLIPAAAREIEIPMIASGGFGDARGLVAALALGADGINMGTRFMCTVESCIHQNVKEAIVATDERGTELIFRSLHNTARVASNAVSREVVQILADGGQFEDVKDLVAGVRGRKVFDDGDIDAGIWTAGTVMGLIHDIPTVADLIDRIVGEAEDIITGRLAEMVVIDTEEKASA from the coding sequence ATGAGCATCAGGACGAAGTTCACCGAGACCTTCGGTGTCGAGCACCCGATCGCCCAGGGGGGCATGCAGTGGGTGGGCCGCGCGGAACTCGTTGCGGCCGTGGCCAATGCGGGCGGCCTGGGTTTCATCACCGCACTCACCCAGCCCACCCCGGCCGATCTGGCCAACGAGATCGCCAAGACCCGGGACCTGACCGACAAGCCGTTCGGGGTGAACCTGACCATCCTGCCGGCGATAAACCCGCCGCCCTATGACGAGTACCGCCAGGTGATCGTCGACGCCGGTGTCAAGATCGTCGAGACGGCCGGCTCGAATCCGGCTCCGCACCTGCCGATGTTCCACGACAACGGCATCAAGGTGCTGCACAAGTGCACCTCGGTGCGCCATGCGGTCAAGGCCCAGTCCCTCGGTGTGGACGGCATCAGCATCGACGGGTTCGAGTGCGCCGGCCATCCCGGCGAGGACGACGTGCCGGGCCTGGTGCTGATCCCGGCCGCGGCGCGCGAGATCGAGATCCCGATGATCGCCTCGGGCGGTTTCGGGGACGCCCGCGGTCTGGTGGCGGCGTTGGCGCTTGGCGCCGACGGCATCAACATGGGGACCCGGTTCATGTGCACCGTCGAGTCCTGCATCCACCAGAACGTCAAGGAGGCCATCGTGGCCACCGACGAGCGTGGCACCGAGCTGATCTTCCGCAGCCTGCACAACACCGCCCGCGTCGCGAGCAACGCGGTGTCACGCGAGGTGGTGCAGATCCTCGCCGACGGTGGGCAGTTCGAGGACGTCAAGGATCTGGTTGCCGGGGTACGCGGCCGCAAGGTGTTCGACGACGGCGACATCGACGCGGGCATCTGGACCGCGGGCACCGTGATGGGGCTGATCCACGACATCCCGACGGTGGCGGACCTCATCGACCGCATCGTCGGTGAGGCCGAGGACATCATCACCGGCCGGCTGGCCGAGATGGTCGTCATCGACACGGAAGAGAAGGCGTCGGCGTAA
- a CDS encoding 3-hydroxyacyl-CoA dehydrogenase translates to MEIKDSVAVVTGGASGLGLATTKRLLDAGASVVVIDLKGEEVVAGLGERARFVAANVTDEAAVSEALDVAESMGPVRINVNCAGIGNAIKTLGKEGPFPLDGFRKVVEVNLIGTFNVLRLAAERIARTEPLEDTNGSAERGVIINTASVAAFDGQIGQAAYSASKGGVVGLTLPVARDLSRSLIRVVTIAPGLFKTPLLGSLPEEAQRSLGQQVPHPARLGDPDEYGALAAHIVENPMLNGEVIRLDGAIRMAPR, encoded by the coding sequence GTGGAAATCAAGGATTCCGTAGCGGTTGTCACCGGCGGGGCTTCGGGCCTCGGCCTGGCAACCACCAAGCGGCTGCTCGATGCCGGTGCGTCGGTGGTGGTCATCGATCTCAAGGGCGAGGAGGTGGTGGCCGGACTGGGCGAGCGGGCCAGGTTCGTCGCCGCCAACGTCACCGACGAGGCGGCCGTGTCCGAGGCGCTGGATGTCGCCGAGTCGATGGGTCCGGTGCGCATCAACGTCAACTGCGCCGGGATCGGCAACGCCATCAAAACCCTTGGTAAGGAAGGCCCGTTCCCGCTGGACGGTTTCCGCAAGGTGGTCGAGGTCAACCTGATCGGCACCTTCAACGTGCTGCGGCTGGCCGCCGAGCGGATCGCCAGGACGGAGCCGCTGGAGGACACCAACGGCTCGGCGGAGCGCGGCGTCATCATCAACACCGCCTCCGTCGCGGCGTTCGACGGCCAGATCGGCCAGGCCGCGTACTCGGCGTCCAAGGGTGGTGTCGTGGGGTTGACGCTGCCGGTGGCGCGCGACCTGTCGCGCAGCCTGATCCGGGTGGTCACCATCGCCCCCGGCCTGTTCAAGACCCCGCTGCTGGGCTCGCTGCCGGAAGAGGCGCAGCGCTCCCTCGGCCAGCAGGTGCCGCATCCGGCGCGGCTGGGTGATCCCGACGAGTACGGCGCGCTGGCCGCGCACATCGTGGAGAACCCGATGCTCAACGGTGAGGTGATCCGCCTGGACGGCGCGATCCGGATGGCGCCGAGGTGA
- a CDS encoding CaiB/BaiF CoA transferase family protein yields the protein MTGPLHGLRVVELAGIGPGPHAAMILGDLGAEVVRVDRPSAANGAAKDAMLRNRRSVTADLKSEQGREFVLNLVSKADVLIEGFRPGVTERLGLGPDDCAKVNEKLIYARMTGWGQTGPRAQQAGHDINYISLNGVLHAIGRKGERPVPPLNLVGDFGGGSMFLLLGILAALWERQTSGKGQVVDAAMVDGSSVLIQMMWAFRAQGLWSDERGTNMLDTGAPYYDTYETADGKYVAVGAIEPQFYAELLDRLGLDPAALPGQNDMARWPELRATFTEVFKTRSRDEWARIFAGSDACATPVLAFGEVLTEPHLAERDTFYETGAGLQPMPAPRFSRSRPGQPTPPPVVGADNDTILDEWA from the coding sequence ATGACGGGACCACTGCACGGATTGCGCGTTGTCGAATTGGCCGGTATCGGCCCCGGCCCGCACGCGGCGATGATTCTCGGCGATCTGGGTGCCGAGGTGGTGCGGGTGGACCGCCCGTCCGCCGCCAACGGCGCGGCCAAGGACGCGATGCTGCGGAACCGGCGCTCGGTGACCGCCGATCTCAAATCCGAACAGGGCCGCGAATTCGTGCTGAACCTGGTCAGCAAGGCCGACGTGCTCATCGAGGGTTTCCGTCCCGGTGTCACCGAGCGGCTCGGGCTGGGACCGGACGACTGCGCCAAGGTCAACGAGAAGCTGATCTACGCCCGGATGACCGGTTGGGGACAGACCGGTCCGCGCGCCCAGCAGGCCGGCCACGACATCAACTACATCTCGCTCAACGGGGTGCTGCACGCGATCGGCCGCAAGGGGGAGCGGCCGGTGCCGCCGCTGAACCTGGTCGGCGATTTCGGTGGTGGGTCGATGTTCCTGCTGTTGGGCATTCTCGCGGCGCTGTGGGAACGGCAGACCTCGGGGAAGGGCCAGGTGGTCGACGCCGCCATGGTCGACGGTTCCAGTGTGCTGATCCAGATGATGTGGGCGTTCCGTGCGCAAGGGTTGTGGAGCGACGAGCGGGGCACCAACATGCTCGACACCGGCGCTCCCTACTACGACACCTACGAGACCGCCGACGGCAAGTACGTCGCCGTCGGCGCGATCGAGCCGCAGTTCTATGCCGAACTGCTGGACAGGTTGGGCCTGGACCCGGCGGCCCTGCCGGGGCAGAACGACATGGCGCGCTGGCCGGAACTGCGGGCCACCTTCACCGAGGTGTTCAAGACCAGGAGCCGCGACGAATGGGCGCGAATCTTCGCCGGCTCGGATGCCTGTGCCACACCGGTATTGGCGTTCGGTGAAGTGCTCACCGAGCCGCACCTCGCCGAACGCGACACCTTCTACGAGACCGGTGCCGGGTTGCAGCCGATGCCCGCGCCCCGCTTCTCACGCAGTCGCCCAGGGCAACCCACGCCGCCGCCGGTGGTCGGCGCGGACAACGACACCATCCTCGACGAGTGGGCCTAG
- a CDS encoding enoyl-CoA hydratase — translation MTYRSIESLLVELSDGVLSLTLNRPDSLNSLSEAMLDGIGDALEQAATDPAVRVVKLAGAGRGFSSGAGISEEDTAGHATGGPEAVLDAANRAVRSIVALPKPVVAVVQGPAAGVGVSLALSSDIVLASENAFFMLAFTKIGLMPDGGASALIAAAIGRIRAQRMALLAERITAAEAYDWGLVTSVHAAEALDDEVASVLTTLSTGPAVALRKTKQAINAATLTELEAALEREREGQLLLLRSDDFQEGTKAFQQRRRADFTDS, via the coding sequence ATGACGTATCGCAGCATCGAATCTCTGCTCGTCGAGCTATCCGATGGCGTGTTGTCGCTGACCCTGAACCGGCCCGACAGCCTGAACTCGTTGTCCGAGGCCATGCTCGACGGGATCGGTGATGCGCTGGAACAGGCCGCCACCGATCCCGCGGTACGGGTGGTCAAGCTCGCGGGCGCCGGCCGAGGGTTCAGCTCCGGCGCCGGGATCAGCGAAGAGGACACCGCGGGTCACGCCACCGGCGGTCCCGAGGCGGTGCTGGATGCGGCCAACCGGGCGGTGCGGTCCATCGTCGCGCTGCCCAAACCCGTCGTCGCGGTGGTGCAGGGCCCGGCCGCCGGGGTAGGCGTCTCGCTGGCCTTGTCCTCGGACATCGTATTGGCTTCGGAGAACGCCTTTTTCATGCTCGCCTTCACCAAGATCGGGTTGATGCCCGACGGTGGCGCCTCGGCCCTGATCGCGGCGGCGATCGGGCGCATCCGGGCCCAACGGATGGCCCTGCTGGCCGAGCGGATCACCGCGGCCGAGGCCTACGACTGGGGTTTGGTGACCTCCGTGCACGCGGCCGAGGCGCTCGACGACGAGGTCGCCTCGGTGCTGACCACCCTGTCGACGGGGCCGGCGGTGGCCCTGCGGAAGACCAAGCAGGCGATCAACGCCGCCACCCTGACCGAACTCGAGGCGGCCCTGGAGCGCGAGCGCGAGGGCCAGCTCCTGCTGTTGCGCTCCGACGATTTCCAGGAGGGCACCAAGGCCTTCCAACAACGACGTCGGGCCGACTTCACCGACAGTTAG
- the tet(V) gene encoding tetracycline efflux MFS transporter Tet(V) has protein sequence MSTQLERSGWRVLAPFHHREYRLLITAVSLSIFAEGMWAVVMALQVIELDNNPTSLSLVATCLGAGLVGFVLVGGIAADRLNQRSIIIAVETVNVAAVTVVAVLGSLGLLKVWHLAVAAGTLGIAAAFFFPAYSAILPRILPPEQLLAANGVEGVVRPVFQRAVGPAVAGIVVGATMPSVGAVVVAVLFAIGLALLVATRSPAAAAPDGDRPHVLRDLRDGFTFVVRTPWLLATLLFASIFVLLVLGPIEVLLPFIAQQRFTEGARTYGFILAFFGVGSAFGALAVSSRRLPRRYLTVMMAMWGLGSLPLVIIGTTWSFGWMALASFIVGVTDGAGMVIWGTLLQRRVPTAMLGRVSSLDFFVSLAFMPVSFAIVGPLSKVVSMEAIFLVAGVVPVLIGLTAWAAAKMPHDELAHPLGG, from the coding sequence GTGAGTACACAACTCGAGCGGTCGGGCTGGCGGGTACTCGCACCGTTTCATCACCGCGAGTACCGCCTGCTGATCACCGCGGTGTCGCTGTCGATCTTCGCCGAAGGCATGTGGGCCGTGGTGATGGCCCTGCAGGTCATCGAACTCGACAACAATCCGACGTCGCTGTCGCTGGTGGCAACCTGCCTGGGCGCCGGTCTGGTGGGTTTCGTGCTGGTCGGTGGTATCGCGGCCGACCGGCTCAACCAGCGCAGCATCATCATCGCCGTCGAGACGGTCAACGTCGCCGCGGTCACCGTGGTGGCCGTGCTGGGTTCGCTTGGGCTGCTGAAGGTTTGGCACCTGGCCGTGGCGGCGGGCACGCTCGGCATCGCCGCGGCCTTCTTCTTCCCGGCCTACAGCGCGATCCTGCCGCGCATTCTGCCGCCGGAACAACTGCTGGCCGCCAACGGTGTCGAGGGTGTCGTGCGGCCGGTGTTCCAGCGCGCGGTCGGACCCGCGGTCGCCGGCATCGTGGTCGGCGCGACCATGCCCTCGGTCGGCGCCGTCGTGGTCGCCGTGCTGTTCGCGATCGGTCTGGCGCTGCTGGTGGCCACCCGCTCGCCGGCCGCCGCGGCACCCGACGGTGATCGGCCGCATGTGCTGCGGGACCTGCGTGACGGTTTCACCTTCGTGGTGCGTACACCCTGGCTACTGGCCACCCTGTTGTTCGCCAGCATCTTCGTGCTGCTGGTGCTCGGCCCGATCGAGGTGCTGCTGCCCTTCATCGCGCAGCAGCGCTTCACCGAGGGCGCCCGCACATACGGATTCATCCTGGCGTTCTTCGGTGTCGGCAGCGCCTTCGGCGCGCTCGCGGTGTCCTCCCGCCGGCTGCCACGGCGCTACCTGACGGTGATGATGGCGATGTGGGGTCTGGGCTCGCTGCCGTTGGTGATCATCGGCACCACATGGTCGTTCGGCTGGATGGCGCTGGCGTCGTTCATCGTCGGGGTGACCGACGGTGCCGGCATGGTCATCTGGGGCACGCTGCTGCAGCGCCGAGTTCCCACGGCGATGCTCGGGCGGGTATCGAGCCTGGATTTCTTTGTGTCGCTGGCCTTCATGCCCGTCTCGTTCGCGATCGTCGGACCGTTGTCGAAGGTGGTGTCGATGGAGGCCATCTTCCTGGTCGCCGGCGTGGTACCGGTGCTGATCGGCCTGACGGCCTGGGCCGCGGCGAAGATGCCCCACGACGAGCTGGCCCACCCGCTGGGCGGCTAG
- a CDS encoding CPBP family intramembrane glutamic endopeptidase, with product MIPPPWRTVAPAAEETPHVVRRRRITVIGVLVIGAALQAYSLSRHPGDSSFYVLTLVMAAVWTVGAVSSGPLHMGRLPGSGRRPVLLGIGVGLGLGAVFVVGGLIARLIPPVRDYVTAVLEFANHGPLLLVVFITVVNGVAEELFFRGALYSALGGRRPVLVSTAIYFVAVMAAGNPMLGFAAILLGAACALQRRMTGGVLAPMLTHFCWGLVMVLALPPIFGV from the coding sequence ATGATCCCGCCACCCTGGCGCACCGTGGCCCCGGCGGCCGAAGAGACGCCGCACGTGGTGCGACGCCGGCGCATCACCGTCATCGGGGTGCTGGTGATCGGTGCTGCGCTGCAAGCGTATTCGCTGAGCCGGCATCCCGGGGACAGCTCCTTCTACGTGCTCACCCTCGTCATGGCCGCGGTGTGGACGGTGGGGGCGGTGTCATCCGGTCCGTTGCACATGGGCCGGCTGCCGGGCAGTGGGCGCCGCCCGGTGCTGCTCGGCATCGGTGTCGGGCTGGGACTGGGCGCGGTGTTCGTGGTGGGCGGCCTGATCGCACGGCTCATCCCGCCGGTGCGCGACTACGTCACCGCCGTACTGGAATTCGCCAATCACGGCCCGCTGCTGCTGGTCGTGTTCATCACCGTGGTCAACGGGGTGGCCGAGGAACTGTTCTTCCGCGGGGCGCTGTACAGCGCGCTGGGCGGGCGCCGTCCGGTGTTGGTATCCACGGCGATCTACTTCGTCGCCGTGATGGCGGCGGGCAACCCGATGCTGGGCTTCGCCGCCATCCTGCTCGGCGCGGCATGTGCGCTGCAACGCCGGATGACCGGCGGCGTGCTGGCACCGATGCTGACCCATTTCTGCTGGGGACTGGTCATGGTGCTGGCGCTGCCGCCGATCTTCGGGGTCTAG
- a CDS encoding NAD(P)H-binding protein produces the protein MTERILVTGATGYIGSRLVAELLAAGHQVVVSSRTPERLSSFGWYGEVTTTGLDTREPDSVATLFHRCGPVDVLYYLIHGIGEPGFRAADNAAAHRVAEAAARAGVRRIVYLGGFVPDARNLSEHLAGRAEVAEALTIAGGAEVVWLGAGVIIGAGSTSFEMLRYVGDRFPLLPRPSWLDNPIDPISIRDVLYYLTAAADTARVPAGAYDIRGPQTVRYRDLLAAYGRLSGTRQWRLPAPGLPTALASRVSALALPVPGGLAADLTASLAHPMTATGSGLRELVPDPPGGLLTVEDAIRRSVATRTRRPVDRLADPHHLADTDPPWAGGDVSRIRELTPPIARPALALLPLLPGPATAALRTGIDLLADLMPAERPG, from the coding sequence ATGACCGAGCGCATCCTGGTCACCGGTGCCACCGGCTATATCGGCTCGCGACTGGTCGCCGAACTGCTTGCCGCGGGCCACCAGGTGGTGGTCAGCAGTCGCACGCCGGAGCGGCTCAGCAGCTTCGGCTGGTACGGCGAGGTGACGACGACCGGGCTCGATACCCGCGAACCGGATTCGGTCGCAACGCTTTTCCACCGGTGCGGGCCGGTCGACGTCCTCTACTACCTGATCCACGGCATCGGTGAACCCGGCTTCCGGGCCGCCGACAACGCCGCCGCTCACCGGGTCGCCGAAGCGGCGGCACGGGCCGGTGTGCGCCGCATCGTCTACCTCGGCGGATTCGTGCCCGACGCACGCAATCTGTCCGAGCACCTGGCCGGGCGCGCGGAGGTGGCAGAGGCCCTGACGATCGCCGGTGGCGCGGAGGTGGTCTGGCTGGGGGCCGGGGTGATCATCGGTGCCGGCTCCACCTCGTTCGAGATGCTGCGCTATGTGGGCGACCGCTTTCCGCTGTTGCCGCGCCCGTCGTGGCTGGACAACCCGATCGACCCGATCTCCATCCGCGATGTGTTGTACTACCTCACCGCGGCGGCAGACACCGCGCGGGTGCCCGCCGGCGCCTATGACATCCGCGGCCCGCAGACCGTGCGGTACCGGGATCTGCTGGCGGCTTACGGTCGGTTGAGCGGCACCCGGCAGTGGCGGTTGCCCGCGCCCGGGTTGCCGACGGCCCTGGCGTCGCGGGTGTCCGCGCTGGCGCTCCCGGTGCCCGGTGGGCTCGCCGCGGATCTCACTGCGTCCCTGGCGCATCCGATGACGGCGACCGGATCCGGATTGCGTGAACTGGTGCCCGACCCGCCGGGCGGGCTGCTCACCGTGGAGGATGCCATCCGCCGGTCGGTCGCCACCCGGACCCGGCGGCCCGTCGACAGACTCGCCGACCCGCACCATCTGGCCGACACCGATCCACCATGGGCCGGTGGTGACGTGTCGCGCATCCGCGAGCTGACGCCGCCGATCGCCCGCCCCGCCCTGGCCCTGCTGCCGCTGCTGCCGGGTCCGGCCACCGCCGCGCTGCGCACGGGCATCGACCTGCTGGCCGACCTGATGCCCGCGGAGCGTCCCGGATGA
- a CDS encoding gamma carbonic anhydrase family protein: MTAMPEPLIIPIRGRAPQLHAESWVAPNATLIGPVTLAAHVSVWYNATLRAEFEPIEVGAGSNIQDGVTVHVDPGFPARIGAGVTVGHNAVLHGCTIEDDVLVGMGAIVLNGAVVGAGTLVAAGAVVPQGAVIPPRSLVAGVPGKVRRSLTDDEVAANRFNAQAYRGLIELHRRPD, encoded by the coding sequence ATGACGGCCATGCCTGAGCCGTTGATCATCCCCATCCGGGGGCGCGCCCCGCAGCTGCACGCCGAATCCTGGGTCGCACCCAATGCCACCCTGATCGGTCCGGTGACGCTGGCTGCACACGTGAGTGTTTGGTACAACGCCACGCTGCGTGCCGAATTCGAGCCCATCGAGGTCGGTGCGGGCAGCAACATCCAGGACGGTGTGACCGTGCACGTGGATCCGGGCTTCCCGGCCCGCATCGGCGCCGGGGTCACGGTCGGGCACAACGCCGTCCTGCACGGCTGCACCATCGAGGACGACGTGCTGGTCGGAATGGGCGCCATCGTGCTCAACGGTGCCGTCGTCGGAGCGGGCACGCTGGTGGCCGCGGGTGCGGTGGTGCCGCAGGGGGCGGTGATCCCGCCGCGGTCCCTGGTCGCCGGTGTGCCCGGCAAGGTGCGCCGCAGCCTCACCGACGACGAGGTTGCCGCCAACCGGTTCAACGCGCAGGCCTATCGCGGCCTCATCGAGCTGCACCGCCGGCCCGACTGA
- a CDS encoding GlxA family transcriptional regulator → MHRVAVLMLPPVVGFDATIAPTLFGAATGADGTSLYDVTTCAVEPGPVQSTNGFAMVPSAGPEALDTADTVVIPGTRYPPARTGGGVDDAVTAAFARIRPGTRLVSICTGAFVLAALGRLDGRTATTHWQFADTLRRLYPAVRVDENVLFVDDGDVLTSAGLAAGIDLCLHIIRCDHGAQVANTVARYCVVPPWREGGQAQFIDRHLPVVDHASTARTRAWAMAHLDAELTVQALAKHAHMSLRTFNRRFREETGEAPGNWIRQRRIDRARELLESRDIPVDEVARLSGLGTGGNLRHHLRRGMGMSPSSYRKVYQGS, encoded by the coding sequence GTGCACCGTGTCGCCGTTCTGATGCTGCCTCCGGTGGTGGGGTTCGACGCCACCATCGCGCCCACCCTGTTCGGTGCCGCCACCGGAGCCGACGGCACGTCGTTGTACGACGTGACGACGTGCGCCGTCGAACCCGGGCCGGTCCAGTCCACCAACGGTTTCGCGATGGTGCCCAGTGCCGGACCCGAGGCCCTGGACACCGCCGACACCGTCGTCATCCCCGGCACCCGCTACCCACCGGCACGCACCGGTGGTGGCGTCGACGACGCGGTGACCGCCGCGTTCGCCCGGATCCGGCCGGGCACCCGGCTGGTGTCGATCTGCACCGGCGCGTTCGTGCTGGCGGCGCTGGGGCGCCTCGACGGCCGGACCGCGACGACGCACTGGCAGTTCGCCGACACCCTGCGCCGGCTGTACCCGGCGGTGCGAGTGGATGAGAACGTGTTGTTCGTCGACGACGGTGACGTGCTCACCTCGGCGGGGCTGGCCGCGGGAATCGACTTGTGCCTGCACATCATTCGGTGCGATCACGGCGCGCAGGTGGCCAACACCGTCGCGCGCTACTGCGTGGTGCCGCCGTGGCGGGAGGGTGGTCAGGCCCAGTTCATCGACCGCCACCTGCCGGTGGTCGACCACGCCTCGACGGCGCGCACCCGGGCCTGGGCGATGGCGCACCTGGACGCCGAGCTGACCGTCCAGGCGCTGGCCAAGCACGCCCACATGAGCCTGCGGACGTTCAACCGCCGCTTCCGGGAGGAGACGGGTGAGGCGCCCGGCAACTGGATCCGGCAGCGTCGCATCGACCGGGCCAGGGAACTGCTGGAATCCCGGGACATTCCGGTCGACGAGGTGGCACGGCTGTCCGGGCTGGGTACCGGTGGCAACCTGCGTCACCACCTGCGCCGTGGGATGGGGATGTCCCCGTCGAGTTATCGCAAGGTGTACCAGGGTTCCTGA